One Meriones unguiculatus strain TT.TT164.6M chromosome 5, Bangor_MerUng_6.1, whole genome shotgun sequence DNA segment encodes these proteins:
- the LOC110552366 gene encoding large ribosomal subunit protein P2-like — MRYITSFLLAAPGGNSSPSAKDIKKSLDSVGIEADDDQLNRVISELNGENIEDVIAQGVGKLASVPAGGAVALSAAPGSAAPAAGSAPAAAEEKKEGGV, encoded by the coding sequence ATGCGTTACATCACCTCTTTCTTGCTGGCCGCCCCCGGGGGCAACTCCTCTCCTAGCGCCAAAGACATCAAGAAGAGCCTAGACAGTGTGGGCATCGAGGCAGACGATGACCAGCTCAACAGGGTCATCAGTGAGCTGAATGGAGAAAACATTGAGGATGTGATTGCTCAGGGTGTTGGCAAGCTTGCCAGTGTGCCTGCTGGTGGGGCTGTGGCTCTTTCTGCTGCCCCTGGCTCTGCAGCTCCTGCTGCTGGTTCTGCCCCTGCAGCagcagaggagaagaaagaaggaggagtctgA